A window from Camelus dromedarius isolate mCamDro1 chromosome 9, mCamDro1.pat, whole genome shotgun sequence encodes these proteins:
- the CIC gene encoding protein capicua homolog isoform X1 translates to MKPMKKACAGLPGSGSGGKSPPATRAKALRRRGAGEGDKPEEEDDDAQQQQPGPEEAEEGEEEEAERGPGAEGLPPELHPHDPAPGPAEEPKVEGEAGRWEPSLSRKTATFKSRAPKKKYVEEHGAGSGSSSGAAGAPEEQARTPEEASALGVPPRPPTSTRSSSTDTASEHSADLEDEPAEACGPGPWPPGSTSVGYDLRQLRSQRVLARRGDGLFLPAVVRQVRRSQDLGVQFPGDRALTFYEGAPGGGVDVVLDATPPPGALVVGTAVCTCVEPGMAAYREGVVVEVATKPAAYKVRFSSQPGPVATLPQPPQPPHREPEEAVWVARSSLRLLRPPWDPEALPRKPSTGPEEEQAEPGAALPPCPAALDPKQPEDAEVSKISFGGNLGACEEGEEKHPPALGTPALLPLPPPQLLSPPPKSPAFAGPGRPGEQPSPCQEGSQGGSRSSSVASLEKGTAPAARARTPLTAAQQKYKKGDVVCTPNGIRKKFNGKQWRRLCSRDGCMKESQRRGYCSRHLSMRTKEMEGLADSGPGGAGRPAGVAAREGSTEFDWGDETSRDSEASSVAARGDSRPRLVAPADLSRFEFDECEAAVMLVSLGSSRSGTPSFSPVSTQSPFSPAPSPSPSPLFGFRPANFSPINASPVIQRTAVRSRHLSASTPKAGVLTPPDLGPHPPPPAPRERHSSGILPTFQTNLTFTVPISPGRRKTELLPHPGALGASGSGGGGAAPDFPKSDSLDSGVDSVSHTPTPSTPAGFRAVSPAVPFSRSRQPSPLLLLPPPAGLTSDPGPSVRRVPAVQRDSPVIVRNPDVPLPSKFPGEVGAASEARAGGPGRGCRETPVPPGVASGKPGLPPPLPAPVPITVPPAAPTAVAQPMPTFGLASSPFQPVAFHPSPAALLPVLVPSSYTSHPAPKKEVIMGRPGTVWTNVEPRSVAVFPWHSLVPFLAPSQPDPSVQPSEAQQPASHPVASNQSKEPAESAAVAHEQPPGGTGNADPGRPPGATCPESPGPGPPHSLGVVEPGKGPPPTTEEEAPGPPGEPRLDSETESDHDDAFLSIMSPEIQLPLPPGKRRTQSLSALPKERDSSSEKDGRSPNKREKDHIRRPMNAFMIFSKRHRALVHQRHPNQDNRTVSKILGEWWYALGPKEKQKYHDLAFQVKEAHFKAHPDWKWCNKDRKKSSSEAKPTSLGLAGGHKETRERSMSETGTAAAPGVSSELLSVTAQTLLSSDTKAPGSGSCGAERLHTVGAPGSARPRAFSHSGVHSLDGGEVDSQALQELTQMVSGPASYSGPKPSTQYGAPGPFAAPSEGGTLAASGRPPLLPTRASRSQRAASEDMTSDEERMVICEEEGDDDVIADDGFSTTDIDLKCKERVTDSESGDSSGEDPEGSKGFGRKVFSPVIRSSFTHCRPSLDPEPPGPPDPPGAFGKGYGPTPSSSSSSPASSSASAATSFQLGSGTFKAQESGQGSTTGPLRPPPPGAGGPATPSKATRFLPTDPATFRRKRPESVGGLDPPGPSVIAAPPSGGGSVLQTLVLPSNKEEREASGARMPSAPAPPLAYGAPAAPLSRPAATMVTNVVRPVSSTPVPIASKPFPSSARAEASPNDTAGGRTETVTGSRAPGGSPLGVSLVYSDKKSGATTSTAPHLVAGPLLGTVGKAPATVTNLLVGTPGYGAPAPPAVQFIAQGGPGSGAAAGSGAGAGSGPNGPVPLGILQPGPLSKAGGITQVQYILPTLPQQLQVAPAPAPGTKAVAPSGPAPTTSIRFTLPPGTSTNGKVLAATAPTPGIPILQSVPSAPPPKAQSISPVQAPPPGGSAQLLPGKVLVPLATPSMSVRGGGAGQPLPLVSPPFSVPVQNGAQPPSKIIQLTPVPVSTPSGLVPPLSPASLPGPTSQPQKVLLPSSTRITYVQSASGHALPLGTSPASSQAGTVTSYGPTSSVALGFTSLGPSGPAFVQPLLSGQAPLLAPGQVGVSPVPSPQLPPSCTAPSGPVITAFYPGSPIPTSSASLAQPSQAPPGLVYTVATSTTPPAATILPKGPSAPATATPAPTSPFPSATAGSMTYSLVAPKAQRPTPKAPQKVKAAIASIPVGSFEAGAPGRPGPAPRQPLEPGPAREPSASESELEGQPTTPAPPLPPETWVPPARSSPPPPPPAEERTSSKGPETMSLSQASKFPSSSSDWRVAGLGLENRGEPPTPPSPAPAPASAPGSSSGSSEGSSGRAAGDTPERKEAASTGKKVKVRPPPLKKTFDSVDNRVLSEVDFEERFAELPEFRPEEVLPSPTLQSLATSPRAILGSYRKKRKNSTDLDSAPEDPTSPKRKMRRRSSCSSEPNTPKSAKCEGDIFTFDRTGTEAEDVLGELEYEKVPYSSLRRTLDQRRALVMQLFQDHGFFPSAQATAAFQARYADIFPSKVCLQLKIREVRQKIMQAATPTEQPPGAEAPLPGPPPTGTAAAPVPTPSPAGGPDPTSPGSDSGTTPAAPPLPPPPEPGPGQPGWEGPPQPSPPPSGPSTAATGR, encoded by the exons ATGAAGCCAATGAAGAAGGCTTGTGCTGGCCTCCCCGGTTCTGGCAGCGGTGGCAAGTCCCCACCAGCCACTAGGGCCAAGGCCCTGAGGCGgcgaggggctggggagggcgaCAAGCCAGAGGAGGAAGACGATGAcgcgcagcagcagcagccagggcCAGAAGAGGctgaggagggtgaggaggaggaggctgagcggggccctggggctgaggggctgcCCCCAGAGCTGCATCCCCATgacccagccccaggcccagctgagGAACCCAaggtggagggggaggcaggccGCTGGGAGCCCTCACTCAGCCGAAAGACGGCCACATTCAAGTCACGAGCGCCCAAGAAGAAGTATGTGGAAGAGCATGGGGctggcagtggcagcagcagtgggGCAGCTGGTGCCCCTGAAGAGCAGGCACGGACCCCCGAGGAGGCCAGTGCCCTGGGTGTGCCTCCACGGCCACCCACTTCCACCCGCTCCTCCTCCACTGACACAGCCAGCGAGCACTCAGCTGACCTGGAGGATGAGCCGGCTGAAGCTTGTGGTCCAGGCCCCTGGCCCCCTGGCAGCACCAGTGTTGGCTATGACCTGCGGCAGCTGCGGTCCCAGCGAGTGCTGGCTCGGCGTGGGGATGGCCTCTTCCTGCCGGCTGTGGTGCGCCAGGTGCGCCGAAGCCAGGACCTGGGTGTGCAGTTCCCTGGGGACCGGGCCCTGACTTTTTACGAGGGAGCACCCGGCGGTGGTGTGGATGTGGTTTTGGATGCCACACCACCGCCAGGTGCACTGGTGGTTGGTACAGCTGTCTGTACCTGTGTGGAGCCTGGTATGGCTGCCTACCGTGAGggtgtggtggtggaggtggccaCCAAGCCAGCTGCCTACAAGGTCCGCTTCAGCTCCCAGCCAGGCCCAGTAGCCACCCTACCACAGCCACCACAGCCACCACACCGTGAGCCTGAGGAGGCAGTGTGGGTGGCCCGCTCCAGCCTGCGCCTGCTGCGGCCCCCCTGGGACCCTGAAGCCCTGCCTAGAAAGCCCTCAACGGGCCCTGAGGAGGAGCAGGCTGAGCCAGGGGctgccctgcccccctgccctgctgccctggaCCCCAAGCAGCCTGAGGATGCTGAGGTATCCAAGATCAGCTTTGGTGGCAACCTGGGAGCTTGTGAGGAGGGTGAGGAGAAGCACCCACCAGCCCTGGGCACCCCGGCCCTGCTCCCACTGCCCCCGCCTCAGCTCCTGTCACCACCACCCAAGTCCCCAGCCTTCGCAGGCCCAGGCCGCCCTGGCGAGCAGCCCTCACCCTGCCAGGAGGGGAGCCAGGGCGGCAGCCGGAGCAGCAGTGTGGCCTCTCTGGAGAAGGGGACCGCGCCAGCTGCCCGGGCCCGCACACCCCTGACCGCAGCCCAGCAGAAATACAAGAAGGGCGATGTGGTCTGCACACCCAATGGAATTCGAAAGAAGTTCAACGGCAAGCAGTGGCGACGGCTGTGCTCGAGAGATGGCTGCATGAAGGAGTCACAGCGGCGGGGCTACTGCTCACGCCACCTGTCCATGCGAACCAAAGAGATGGAGGGCCTGGCGGACAGtggcccaggtggggctgggcggCCGGCTGGCGTGGCAGCCCGTGAGGGTAGCACCGAGTTTGACTGGGGTGATGAGACCTCTCGGGACAGTGAGGCCAGCAGTGTGGCAGCCCGAGGAGACTCACGTCCACGCCTGGTGGCCCCTGCTGACCTGTCACGCTTTGAGTTTGACGAGTGTGAAGCGGCTGTGATGTTGGTGTCACTGGGCAGCTCTCGCTCAGGCACGCCCTCCTTCTCCCCAGTCTCTACGCAGTCGCCCTTCTCGCCAGCCCCGTCACCTTCACCCTCACCACTCTTTGGCTTCCGCCCTGCCAACTTCAGCCCCATCAACGCCTCGCCAGTCATCCAGCGTACTGCTGTTCGCAGTCGCCACCTGAGCGCCAGCACCCCTAAGGCAGGTGTGCTGACTCCACCAGACCTGGGCCCCCACCCGCCGCCACCTGCTCCCCGAGAGCGCCATTCCTCCGGCATCCTACCCACCTTCCAGACCAACCTGACCTTTACTGTGCCCATTAGCCCTGGGCGACGGAAGACAGAGCTGCTTCCCCACCCAGGGGCAttgggggcctctggctctggGGGCGGAGGAGCTGCCCCAGACTTCCCTAAGAGTGACAGCTTAGACTCTGGTGTGGACTCGGTGTCCCACACGCCTACACCCTCCACACCAGCTGGCTTCCGTGCTGTGTCGCCTGCCGTGCCCTTCTCCCGCTCCCGCCAGCCCTCACCGTTGCTGCTGTTGCCCCCACCTGCCGGCCTGACCTCGGATCCTGGGCCCTCCGTGCGCAGGGTGCCTGCTGTGCAGCGGGACTCACCTGTCATTGTCCGCAACCCTGATGTGCCGCTGCCCTCCAAATTCCCTGGGGAAGTGGGCGCTGCCAGTGAGGCACGGGCCGGGGGACCTGGGAGGGGCTGCCGAGAGACCCCAGTGCCCCCTGGGGTGGCCAGTGGGAAGCCTGgcctgcccccacctctgccGGCCCCCGTGCCCATCACTGTGCCTCCAGCCGCGCCGACTGCTGTGGCCCAGCCGATGCCCACCTTTGGCCTGGCTTCCTCGCCCTTCCAGCCGGTGGCCTTTCACCCCTCACCTGCTGCCCTGTTGCCGGTCCTGGTGCCCAGCAGCTACACCAGCCATCCTGCCCCCAAAAAGGAAGTCATCATGGGCCGGCCTGGGACAG TGTGGACAAACGTGGAACCTCGCTCTGTGGCCGTGTTCCCCTGGCACTCCTTAGTCCCCTTCTTGGCGCCCAGCCAGCCTGACCCCTCTGTGCAGCCAAGTGAAGCCCAGCAACCTGCCAGCCACCCAGTGGCCTCCAATCAGAGCAAAG AACCTGCTGAGTCGGCGGCTGTTGCTCACGAGCAGCCACCAGGCGGGACAGGGAATGCTGACCCTGGGCGGCCCCCGGGAGCTACATGCCCTGAGAGCCCAGGGCCCGGACCCCCCCACAGTTTGGGGGTGGTGGAACCTGGAAAGGGCCCCCCTCCCACCACTGAGGAGGAGGCCCCTGGTCCACCAGGAGAGCCCCGGCTGGACAGTGAGACGGAGAGTGACCATGATGATGC CTTCCTCTCCATCATGTCTCCTGAGATCCAGTTACCTCTGCCGCCTGGGAAACGCCGGACCCAGTCCCTCAGCGCCTTGCCCAAGGAACGAGACTCATCTTCAGAGAAGGATGGACGCAGCCCCAACAAG CGGGAGAAGGACCATATCCGGCGGCCCATGAATGCCTTTATGATCTTCAGCAAGCGGCACCGGGCCCTGGTCCATCAGCGTCACCCCAACCAGGACAACCGGACTGTCAGCAAGATCCTGGGCGAGTGGTGGTATGCCCTGGGACCCAAGGAGAAACAGAAGTACCACGACCTGGCCTTCCAG GTGAAAGAGGCCCACTTTAAGGCCCACCCAGACTGGAAGTGGTGCAACAAGGACCGGAAGAAGTCCAGCTCAGAGGCCAAGCCTACTAGcctggggctggcaggagggcACAAGGAGACGCGGGAGCGGAGCATGTCGGAGACAGGCACTGCCGCTGCCCCTGGAG TGTCCTCGGAACTCCTGTCTGTCACAGCCCAGACGCTCTTGAGCTCGGACACCAAGGCTCCGGGGAGCGGCTCTTGTGGGGCAGAACGTCTGCACACAGTCGGGGCACCTGGCTCAGCCCGGCCCCGAGCCTTCTCCCACAGCGGGGTCCACAGCCTCGATGGTGGGGAAGTAGACAGCCAGGCACTACAGGAACTGACTCAG ATGGTGTCTGGCCCTGCATCCTACTCTGGCCCAAAACCTTCCACGCAATATGGGGCTCCAGGCCCCTTTGCAGCCCCCAGTGAGGGAGGCACCCTGGCGGCCAGTGGGCGGCCTCCACTGCTGCCCACCCGGGCCTCCCGTTCCCAGCGTGCCGCCAGTGAGGACATGACCAGTGACGAGGAGCGCATGGTCATCTGTGAGGAGGAAGGGGATGATGATGTCATTG CTGACGATGGCTTCAGCACCACTGACATTGACCTCAAGTGCAAGGAGCGGGTGACTGACAGCGAGAGCGGAGACAGCTCTGGGGAAGACCCAGAGGGCAGCAAG GGCTTTGGCCGGAAGGTGTTCTCACCTGTGATCCGTTCCTCCTTTACCCACTGCCGTCCATCACTGGACCCTgagcccccagggcccccagaTCCACCTGGAGCCTTCGGCAAAGGATATGGgcccaccccatcctcctcctcgtcctcgcctgcctcctcctcagcctcagcAGCCACCTCCTTCCAACTGGGCTCAGGGACCTTCAAGGCCCAGGAGTCAGGTCAGGGCAGCACAACAGGCCCCCTTCGGCCCCCaccccctggggctgggggcccagcGACACCTTCTAAGGCCACCCGGTTTCTCCCCACGGATCCTGCCACCTTCCGGCGCAAGAGACCTGAAAGTGTAGGGGGCCTGGATCCACCAGGCCCCTCCGTCATTGCGGCACCTCCCAGTGGTGGGGGAAGTGTCCTGCAGACACTGGTCCTGCCCTCAAACAAGGAGGAACGGGAGGCCAGTGGAGCTCGCATGCCTTCGGCCCCAGCCCCACCGCTGGCCTATGGGGCCCCAGCAGCACCCCTGTCCCGCCCGGCTGCCACCATGGTCACCAACGTGGTCCGGCCTGTCAGCAGCACTCCTGTGCCCATTGCCTCTAagcctttcccttcctctgcccGGGCGGAAGCATCTCCAAATGATACAGCAGGTGGCAGGACTGAGACAGTCACTGGGTCCCGGGCACCTGGGGGCTCCCCACTAGGTGTCAGCTTAGTGTATTCAGATAAGAAGTCGGGAGCAACCACCTCAACAGCCCCACATCTGGTGGCTGGGCCCCTACTGGGCACTGTGGGGAAGGCACCTGCCACTGTCACCAACCTGCTGGTGGGCACCCCGGGCTATGGGGCCCCAGCGCCCCCCGCTGTTCAGTTTATTGCCCAGGGGGGCCCTGGCAGTGGGGCAGCTGCGGGCTCAGGAGCAGGTGCTGGGAGTGGCCCCAATGGGCCAGTGCCCCTGGGCATCCTGCAGCCAGGTCCCCTGAGCAAGGCTGGGGGAATCACCCAAGTGCAGTACATTCTGCCCACGCTGCCCCAACAACTTCAAGTGgcgcctgccccagcccctgggaccAAGGCAGTGGCTCCCAGCGGCCCTGCACCCACTACCAGCATCCGTTTCACCCTCCCGCCGGGCACCTCCACCAACGGCAAAGTCCTGGCTGCCACTGCGCCCACTCCTGGCATCCCCATCCTGCAGTCTGTAccctctgccccgccccccaAAG CCCAGTCAATTTCTCCTGTGcaggcccctcccccaggtgGCTCAGCCCAGCTGCTACCCGGGAAGGTACTGGTGCCCTTGGCCACCCCTAGCATGTCAGTGCGGGGTGGAGGGGCCGGCCAGCCACTGCCCCTGGTGAGCCCACCCTTCTCAGTACCTGTGCAGAATGGTGCTCAGCCACCCAGCAAG ATCATCCAGCTGACTCCGGTACCTGTGAGCACACCCAGCGGCCTGGTGCCGCCCCTCAGCCCAGCCTCGCTCCCTGGACCCACCTCTCAGCCTCAGAAGGTCCTGCTGCCCTCCTCTACCAG AATCACCTATGTGCAGTCAGCCAGCGGGCATGCGCTGCCCCTGGGCACCAGTCCTGCGTCTAGTCAGGCTGGAACAGTCACTTCGTACGGACCCACGAGCTCGGTAGCCCTAGGCTTCACCTCACTGGGGCCCAGTGGCCCCGCCTTCGTGCAGCCCTTGCTTTCAG GCCAAGCCCCGCTGCTGGCTCCCGGCCAGGTGGGCGTGTCGCCTGTGCCCAGTCCCCAGCTGCCTCCCAGCTGCACAGCCCCCAGTGGTCCTGTCATCACAGCGTTTTACCCCGgcagccccatccccacctcctcaGCATCCCTGGCCCAGCCATCTCAGGCTCCACCAGGCCTGGTCTACACTGTGGCCACCAGCACCACCCCACCTGCTGCCACCATCCTGCCCAAGGGCCCATCGGCCCCTGCCACTGCCACCCCGGCCCCTACCAGCCCTTTCCCTAGTGCCACAG CAGGCTCCATGACCTACAGCTTAGTGGCCCCCAAAGCCCAGCGGCCCACCCCTAAGGCCCCCCAGAAAGTGAAGGCGGCCATCGCCAGCATTCCTGTGGGCTCCTTTGAGGCAGGTGCCCCTGGGCGGCCAGGCCCTGCACCCCGTCAGCCCTTGGAGCCTGGCCCAGCCCGTGAGCCCTCTGCATCTGAGTCTGAGCTGGAGGGGCAGCCTACAACGCCGgcccccccactgcccccagaGACCTGGGTTCCCCCAGCCCGGAGCAgtcccccgccacccccacctgCTGAGGAGCGGACCAGCTCCAAGGGGCCTGAGACCATG TCTCTGTCTCAGGCCAGCAAATTCCCAAGCTCATCTTCAGACTGGCGCGTCGCTGGGCTGGGTCTGGAGAACCGTGGGgagcctcccacccctcccagccctgcccctgctccagcctcagcccctggtagcagcagcggcagcagcgaGGGCAGCAGTGGGAGGGCAGCTGGGGACACCCCTGAGCGCAAGGAGGCGGCCAGTACCGGCAAGAAGGTGAAGGTGCGGCCCCCGCCCCTGAAGAAGACCTTTGACTCTGTGGACAA CAGGGTCCTGTCGGAGGTGGACTTCGAAGAGCGCTTTGCTGAGCTGCCCGAGTTTCGGCCTGAGGAGGTGCTGCCCTCGCCCACCCTGCAGTCTCTGGCCACCTCACCCCGGGCCATCCTGGGCTCCTACCGCAAGAAGAGAAAGAACTCCACTG ACCTGGACTCTGCCCCTGAGGACCCCACCTCGCCCAAGCGCAAGATGAGGAGACGCTCCAGCTGCAGCTCAGAGCCCAACACCCCCAAGAGTGCCAAGTGCGAGGGGGACATCTTCACCTTTGACCGTACAG